From the Pseudodesulfovibrio alkaliphilus genome, one window contains:
- the lptC gene encoding LPS export ABC transporter periplasmic protein LptC yields MKGRPGLLLITIFLVGLLAGIVIKAAFFTEQIVEPTTVQPVTEKSRTQLLDEADITAEDIELVQGKKGAMTWKLLATEAKYNQERKLVGVTRPQLSAYFGEERQEVYVKADRGEVDQPNDNLTLFDNVTGRFGVMALDAAHLDYVGAIDKVYLKGGVTVRRPDMTLTAAAVEIDMVSLDLKAAGGVEALFAPKGFDTSPFQDQGRE; encoded by the coding sequence ATGAAAGGGCGTCCCGGATTATTGCTCATCACGATTTTTCTGGTCGGTCTGCTGGCGGGCATTGTCATCAAGGCCGCCTTCTTCACCGAGCAGATCGTTGAGCCAACGACCGTCCAGCCTGTGACGGAAAAATCCCGGACCCAACTGCTTGACGAGGCCGATATTACAGCCGAGGACATTGAGCTGGTGCAAGGCAAAAAAGGGGCAATGACCTGGAAGCTGCTGGCCACCGAGGCCAAATACAACCAGGAACGCAAGCTGGTGGGCGTGACCCGGCCACAGCTCTCCGCCTATTTCGGCGAGGAGCGTCAAGAGGTGTACGTCAAGGCCGACAGGGGAGAGGTGGATCAGCCCAACGACAACCTGACCCTGTTCGACAACGTCACCGGGCGGTTCGGGGTCATGGCCCTCGACGCGGCGCATCTTGATTATGTAGGGGCCATAGACAAGGTGTATCTCAAGGGGGGCGTGACCGTACGCCGCCCGGACATGACGCTCACGGCAGCAGCCGTGGAGATAGACATGGTCAGCCTCGACCTCAAGGCGGCCGGCGGCGTCGAGGCGCTGTTCGCGCCCAAGGGATTTGACACGAGTCCGTTTCAGGACCAGGGCAGGGAGTAA
- the lptA gene encoding lipopolysaccharide transport periplasmic protein LptA: protein MTRWLIAAACLLAFISPAFGADWGEVREAASNLNVREARSPRSEHVLTLTKGQRVRVDFPKDGWYAVFDLTEAERDESRALGYANARFLSPVEGKALEVIASPSAGAPLPGATDTAQTTDSGPARGEGSVKAPAAPTPPAPIQVGVDPSRVPVKITSDRMTYDENSRTVTFIGNVVAVHGELTLWANRLSAFLSSSTGKQFSVDGIERIVAEGTVRAKKGSTEGTCGKLTYFVEDQLLRMEDDPMLQDGPNSLTGEVINFHVRENRSEVVGGKGKRVKAIFLTPEKIKVQ from the coding sequence ATGACACGATGGCTCATTGCTGCGGCCTGTCTGCTCGCCTTTATTTCCCCGGCCTTCGGGGCCGATTGGGGCGAGGTGCGCGAGGCTGCAAGCAATCTCAACGTGCGCGAGGCCCGCTCTCCGCGGAGCGAGCATGTGCTCACCCTGACCAAGGGGCAGCGCGTCAGGGTCGATTTTCCCAAGGACGGCTGGTATGCGGTCTTTGACCTCACCGAGGCCGAGCGCGACGAAAGCCGCGCCCTGGGCTATGCCAATGCTAGGTTTTTGAGCCCTGTGGAGGGCAAAGCCTTGGAGGTGATCGCGTCCCCGTCGGCCGGTGCGCCTCTGCCCGGCGCTACGGACACCGCCCAGACAACAGACTCCGGCCCGGCCCGGGGCGAGGGCTCGGTCAAGGCCCCGGCCGCCCCGACCCCGCCTGCCCCCATCCAGGTGGGCGTCGATCCCAGCCGGGTTCCTGTCAAGATCACCTCGGATCGCATGACCTATGACGAAAACAGCAGGACTGTCACCTTTATCGGCAATGTGGTGGCCGTGCACGGAGAGCTGACCCTTTGGGCCAACCGGCTTTCGGCCTTTCTTTCCTCAAGTACCGGCAAACAGTTTTCCGTGGACGGCATTGAGCGCATCGTGGCCGAAGGGACCGTGCGGGCCAAAAAAGGCAGCACCGAGGGCACCTGCGGCAAGCTGACATATTTCGTGGAGGATCAACTGCTTCGCATGGAGGATGATCCCATGCTCCAGGACGGCCCCAACAGCCTGACCGGCGAGGTGATCAACTTCCATGTCCGCGAGAATCGCAGCGAAGTGGTGGGCGGCAAGGGCAAGCGCGTTAAGGCCATCTTCCTGACCCCCGAAAAGATCAAGGTGCAGTAG
- the lptB gene encoding LPS export ABC transporter ATP-binding protein yields MPDGLVAANLSKRYGQKEVVHGINLEVHRREVVGLLGPNGAGKTTTFYMLVGIVKPNTGHVSLDGEPLTDRPLHERARMGVSYLPQESSIFKKLSVRENLQIILEQTDLPPAAQHKRANELLEMFTITKLADQAAMFLSGGERRRLEIARALIMDPKFILLDEPFAGIDPIAVIDIQEIISVLKSMDIGILISDHNVRETLNICDRAYLVYEGTVILEGSPEEIVQDSRARQIYLGEDFRL; encoded by the coding sequence ATGCCGGACGGACTTGTCGCAGCCAACCTCTCCAAACGCTATGGCCAAAAGGAGGTGGTGCACGGTATCAACCTTGAGGTGCACCGTCGCGAGGTGGTCGGCCTGCTCGGTCCCAATGGGGCAGGCAAGACCACCACGTTCTACATGCTGGTGGGCATCGTGAAGCCCAATACAGGCCATGTTTCCCTTGATGGCGAACCACTGACCGACAGGCCCCTGCACGAGCGGGCCCGCATGGGCGTGAGCTATCTGCCCCAGGAGAGTTCCATTTTCAAGAAACTCTCGGTACGCGAGAATCTCCAGATAATCCTCGAGCAAACGGATCTGCCCCCCGCCGCCCAACACAAGAGGGCCAACGAGTTGCTGGAAATGTTCACCATTACCAAGCTGGCGGACCAGGCGGCCATGTTCCTCTCGGGCGGTGAGCGCCGCAGGCTCGAAATAGCCCGAGCCCTGATCATGGATCCCAAGTTCATCCTGCTCGACGAGCCCTTCGCTGGCATCGACCCCATTGCGGTTATCGACATTCAGGAGATCATCTCCGTGCTGAAGAGCATGGACATCGGCATCCTCATATCAGATCATAATGTTCGGGAAACACTTAACATATGTGACAGAGCCTATCTCGTCTACGAGGGCACGGTCATCCTTGAGGGCAGCCCCGAAGAGATCGTGCAAGACAGTCGCGCCCGTCAGATATATCTGGGTGAGGACTTCCGCCTCTAA
- the rpoN gene encoding RNA polymerase factor sigma-54 encodes MGLELRQQLKLSQQLVMTPQLQQAIKLLQLSRLELLETVQQELMENPFLDEAEVETEIREPEKLTESQAEEELVRTADWENYLGEFSSTSKQSTARDLEVPEEGLSFEARLASKPSLEGHIGWQMRLSDFTERELSIGEVIVGNLDHNGYLQASAEEMAAMAEVAPEEVESVVLRVQRLDPVGIAARTPQECLLVQMEVLGFDDPILVSLVRDHLEDLEKNRFKPLARKFKISMDDLKSYIELLQTLDPMPGSHFSSTEPHYVSPDVFVYKYGDDFVIILNEDGLPRLQMNSYYMETMQGARNKEKDYFQEKMRSAAWLMKSLYQRQRTLYKVVESIVRFQREFFEEGVTKLKPLILKEVAEDIEMHESTVSRITTSKYVSTPHGIFELKFFFNSALDLNDGSQVGSESVKALIKQMIAAEDQKKPLSDERIGEILQEKLEVNIARRTVAKYRSAMGIASSSKRKQYF; translated from the coding sequence ATGGGATTGGAACTCAGGCAGCAACTCAAGCTTTCCCAGCAGCTGGTCATGACACCGCAGCTGCAGCAGGCCATCAAGCTCCTGCAGCTCTCCCGCCTGGAACTGCTCGAAACCGTTCAGCAGGAGCTCATGGAGAATCCCTTTCTCGATGAAGCCGAGGTGGAAACCGAGATTCGCGAGCCCGAGAAACTGACCGAATCCCAGGCCGAGGAGGAGCTTGTCCGTACTGCGGATTGGGAAAACTACCTCGGTGAGTTTTCGAGCACTTCCAAGCAATCCACGGCCCGCGATCTGGAGGTTCCCGAAGAAGGGCTGTCCTTCGAGGCCCGGCTGGCCTCAAAACCATCGCTGGAAGGTCACATCGGCTGGCAGATGCGGCTTTCCGACTTCACCGAACGTGAGTTGTCCATCGGCGAGGTGATTGTCGGCAACCTTGACCACAATGGGTATCTCCAGGCGTCAGCAGAAGAGATGGCGGCCATGGCCGAGGTCGCGCCCGAGGAAGTGGAGTCCGTCGTCCTTCGGGTTCAGCGGCTCGACCCGGTGGGCATCGCTGCGAGAACCCCGCAGGAATGTCTGCTGGTCCAGATGGAAGTGCTCGGCTTCGACGACCCCATCCTGGTTTCCCTGGTCCGCGATCATCTGGAAGACCTTGAAAAGAACCGTTTCAAGCCTCTGGCCCGCAAGTTCAAGATTTCCATGGACGATCTCAAGTCGTACATTGAGCTTTTGCAAACCCTCGACCCGATGCCCGGGTCGCATTTCTCCAGCACCGAGCCGCATTATGTCAGCCCCGATGTCTTCGTTTACAAATACGGGGACGACTTCGTCATCATTCTCAACGAGGACGGACTGCCCAGGCTGCAGATGAACTCCTATTACATGGAAACCATGCAGGGTGCCAGAAACAAGGAGAAGGACTACTTTCAGGAGAAAATGCGCTCGGCCGCCTGGCTGATGAAAAGCCTGTACCAGCGGCAGAGAACATTGTACAAGGTAGTGGAGAGCATTGTCCGCTTTCAGCGTGAATTCTTTGAGGAAGGTGTGACAAAACTCAAACCTCTGATCCTCAAGGAGGTGGCAGAAGATATCGAGATGCACGAGTCCACTGTCAGCCGCATCACCACCAGCAAGTATGTGTCCACCCCACACGGCATCTTCGAGTTGAAGTTCTTCTTCAACAGTGCGCTGGACCTCAACGACGGCTCCCAGGTGGGCTCGGAAAGTGTCAAGGCGCTCATCAAGCAGATGATCGCCGCGGAGGACCAGAAAAAGCCCCTGAGCGATGAGCGTATCGGCGAGATTCTCCAGGAAAAACTGGAGGTGAACATCGCCAGGCGCACGGTTGCAAAATACCGTTCCGCCATGGGCATTGCCTCGTCCTCCAAGAGAAAGCAGTATTTCTAA
- the hpf gene encoding ribosome hibernation-promoting factor, HPF/YfiA family, whose amino-acid sequence MNISFTFKNFEPSDHLKGYAQKRFEKVGKYVSDAEADLQVNLLVDKFRHKADIILNADGIHISAYEDSEDMYSTIDMVLDKLEAQLRRMREKMKDRSRQARGNKVQMNFISYEGKAGKPGPTIVGTDTYEPKPMSVDEAALQLDSLDNEFLVFRNAETEGVNVIYKRKNGDFGLIDPGN is encoded by the coding sequence ATGAACATAAGCTTCACTTTCAAGAACTTTGAGCCGTCTGATCATCTCAAGGGATATGCGCAGAAGCGCTTTGAAAAGGTGGGCAAGTATGTTTCCGACGCGGAGGCCGACCTCCAGGTCAACCTGCTGGTGGACAAGTTTCGTCACAAGGCTGATATAATCCTCAATGCCGACGGTATCCACATCTCGGCCTATGAAGATTCCGAAGACATGTACTCGACCATCGACATGGTCCTCGACAAGCTGGAGGCACAGCTGCGACGCATGCGCGAGAAGATGAAGGATCGCAGCAGGCAGGCCCGTGGCAACAAGGTCCAGATGAACTTCATTTCCTATGAAGGCAAGGCGGGAAAACCCGGCCCGACCATTGTGGGAACCGACACATACGAACCCAAGCCCATGTCCGTTGACGAGGCAGCCCTGCAGTTGGACTCCCTCGACAACGAGTTCCTCGTCTTCCGCAATGCGGAGACCGAGGGCGTCAATGTCATCTACAAGCGCAAGAACGGCGACTTCGGTCTGATCGATCCTGGAAATTAA
- a CDS encoding PTS sugar transporter subunit IIA has translation MKLGDYLDKDLVLYDLVSGSKPEVLAELLTPVGEKYPEMDTDHAVRVLLDRENLGTTGIGDGIAIPHGKLEDLEQVIVVVGRSVSGVEFTALDHKPCTIFFLVLAPEKVAGMHLRILAQVSRVLKDEAFRREFIGAEDFEALWKLLEEV, from the coding sequence ATGAAACTCGGTGATTACCTGGACAAGGATCTTGTCCTGTACGATCTCGTCTCCGGCTCCAAGCCGGAGGTACTCGCGGAACTCCTCACCCCGGTGGGGGAGAAATATCCTGAAATGGACACGGACCATGCGGTCCGTGTCCTTCTTGATCGCGAAAACCTGGGCACCACGGGCATAGGCGACGGCATTGCCATCCCCCACGGCAAGCTCGAAGACTTGGAACAGGTCATTGTAGTGGTTGGCAGGAGCGTTTCCGGCGTCGAGTTCACGGCGCTGGACCACAAACCATGCACCATCTTCTTTCTCGTACTCGCCCCGGAAAAAGTGGCCGGCATGCATTTGCGTATCCTCGCCCAGGTTTCACGCGTCCTCAAGGACGAGGCTTTCCGTCGCGAATTCATTGGGGCCGAGGACTTCGAGGCGCTTTGGAAGCTCCTCGAAGAGGTTTAG
- the rapZ gene encoding RNase adapter RapZ — translation MTPANTFPVVVVTGISGSGKSTALKVFEDLGFFCIDGLPSGMSAKIAGLILKQDTKYRGLALGMDMRQPEFLEGWDIAFEEMAAMGISPQVLFLEARLGELMRRYATTRRPHPLESQSLGLEQALEQEKTLLDPIRASADLVLDTSDYSVHDLRRVIQTKWSAIEELGRGMRVHIITFGFKYGVPSEADFVFDLRFLPNPYFDEALRPLSGLDKTISDFVLGSQVGVEFNDRFLEFLTYILPLYADEGRYRITLALGCTGGRHRSVAVAESVLATLKKKGYAVTIEHRHMELG, via the coding sequence GTGACACCTGCCAATACCTTTCCCGTGGTCGTGGTGACCGGCATCTCGGGCTCGGGCAAGAGCACCGCACTTAAGGTTTTCGAGGATCTCGGTTTTTTTTGCATCGACGGCTTGCCGTCAGGCATGTCGGCCAAGATAGCAGGCCTGATCCTCAAACAAGACACGAAGTATCGCGGTTTGGCCCTGGGCATGGATATGCGCCAGCCGGAATTCCTGGAAGGATGGGACATCGCCTTTGAGGAGATGGCCGCCATGGGCATCTCGCCTCAGGTACTCTTTCTCGAAGCGAGGCTGGGCGAGCTGATGCGGCGCTACGCCACCACCCGCAGACCCCACCCCCTGGAGAGCCAGTCGCTGGGATTGGAACAGGCCCTGGAACAGGAGAAGACGCTGCTCGACCCCATTCGCGCCAGCGCTGATCTGGTGCTCGACACCTCGGACTACTCGGTCCACGATCTGCGCCGCGTGATCCAGACAAAGTGGTCGGCCATCGAGGAATTGGGCCGGGGGATGCGGGTACACATCATCACCTTCGGCTTCAAGTACGGAGTTCCGAGCGAAGCGGATTTCGTCTTTGACCTGCGTTTTCTGCCAAACCCCTATTTCGACGAAGCGCTTCGACCGCTTTCGGGTCTGGACAAGACCATCTCCGACTTTGTACTGGGCAGTCAGGTGGGAGTGGAGTTTAATGACAGATTTCTGGAATTTCTGACATATATCCTGCCGCTGTATGCTGACGAGGGGCGCTATCGCATCACCCTGGCCCTGGGTTGCACCGGAGGACGCCATCGCTCGGTGGCCGTGGCCGAATCGGTGCTGGCGACACTGAAGAAAAAAGGGTATGCAGTCACCATAGAACACAGACACATGGAACTGGGATAA
- a CDS encoding PTS sugar transporter subunit IIA, whose protein sequence is MAAKNEDTSMVGVVLVTHGSFGETLLEAAEMVLGPQQHCLAVGVDVDRGVDESMEAIRKAIKSVEKGRGVVALTDLFGGSPTTMSLSLMKSERLEVITGVNLPMLVATLQSRLMDLDALADKAMDAGMQGIKVAGAMLRKRAAAKGKAS, encoded by the coding sequence ATGGCCGCGAAGAACGAAGACACTTCCATGGTGGGCGTGGTGCTGGTCACACACGGCTCCTTTGGTGAAACTCTGCTTGAGGCGGCCGAGATGGTGCTGGGGCCCCAACAGCACTGTCTGGCCGTCGGCGTGGATGTGGACCGGGGCGTGGACGAATCCATGGAGGCCATCCGCAAGGCCATCAAATCCGTGGAAAAGGGCAGGGGGGTCGTGGCCCTGACCGATCTTTTCGGCGGTTCTCCCACCACCATGAGCCTGTCGCTCATGAAGTCGGAACGGCTTGAGGTCATTACCGGCGTCAATCTGCCCATGCTGGTGGCCACACTGCAGTCCCGGCTCATGGACCTTGACGCCCTGGCCGATAAGGCCATGGATGCCGGAATGCAGGGCATCAAGGTTGCCGGTGCCATGCTCCGCAAGCGGGCCGCAGCCAAGGGCAAGGCGTCATGA
- a CDS encoding PTS sugar transporter subunit IIB: MNLVRIDNRLIHGQIIETWLPYTGASMVVVANDQLADDILQQEIMSLAIPQTIASTFVEVEAVMEAMASLGSDRDRIDILVLFSNCADARRAYDCGFSFDVLNIGNVHYSPGKRQVSPSVALSADDEGCLRHLSRKGVTLDFRCVPNDPVQVRF; this comes from the coding sequence ATGAATCTGGTTCGCATCGACAACCGCCTTATCCATGGACAGATTATCGAGACATGGCTGCCCTACACGGGCGCGAGCATGGTTGTGGTGGCCAACGACCAGCTGGCCGACGACATCCTTCAGCAGGAGATCATGTCTCTGGCCATCCCCCAGACCATCGCCAGCACCTTCGTCGAGGTGGAGGCGGTGATGGAAGCCATGGCAAGCCTTGGTTCAGACCGCGACCGGATCGATATTCTGGTTCTCTTTTCAAACTGCGCCGACGCCAGACGCGCCTATGATTGCGGTTTCTCCTTTGACGTGTTGAACATCGGCAACGTCCACTACAGTCCCGGCAAACGGCAGGTATCGCCAAGCGTGGCCCTGTCCGCCGATGACGAGGGATGCCTCAGGCACCTCTCGCGCAAGGGAGTAACACTTGATTTCCGCTGTGTGCCCAACGACCCTGTTCAGGTGAGGTTCTAG
- a CDS encoding PTS sugar transporter subunit IIC, whose translation MFSLFRVSLTIGLLERPLVIGLFWGLATGDVETSLCISIFFELFWLDLIPVGTYIPPHLTVATFAALSLTTFFGLDQPGRILFILFASMPLAWLGTRLEALLRERDQVNYNKLLAWVRNPESPRLPSLIVMRSVGRTFVYSGLAFYAAMLVLTYFFEFFFSLNPALFTELGVTWSYLWVAATLGGVMALRVRRAYILLVAGIILFMFFTLWARF comes from the coding sequence CTGTTTTCCCTGTTTCGAGTCTCCCTGACCATCGGGTTGCTCGAACGACCTCTGGTCATCGGCCTGTTTTGGGGATTGGCCACGGGCGATGTGGAGACAAGTCTGTGCATCTCGATTTTTTTCGAGTTGTTTTGGCTTGATCTCATTCCAGTAGGCACCTACATACCGCCGCATCTTACTGTGGCCACCTTTGCGGCCCTGTCGCTGACGACTTTTTTCGGTCTCGATCAACCCGGGCGCATCCTTTTCATACTCTTTGCCTCCATGCCCCTGGCTTGGTTGGGCACCCGTCTCGAGGCACTCCTGCGGGAACGGGATCAGGTCAACTACAACAAGCTGCTCGCCTGGGTACGCAACCCTGAGTCGCCGCGTCTTCCCTCCCTCATCGTCATGCGCTCCGTAGGTCGGACCTTTGTGTATTCCGGCCTCGCTTTCTACGCGGCCATGCTTGTACTCACATACTTTTTTGAATTCTTCTTTTCCCTCAATCCAGCACTCTTCACCGAGCTGGGCGTGACCTGGTCCTACCTTTGGGTGGCTGCCACTCTTGGCGGCGTCATGGCGCTCAGGGTCAGACGGGCCTATATCCTGCTTGTTGCCGGAATCATCCTTTTCATGTTTTTCACCCTGTGGGCTCGCTTTTAG